Proteins encoded by one window of Natronomonas salsuginis:
- the phnE gene encoding phosphonate ABC transporter, permease protein PhnE yields the protein MAAGEATWDRPSVFPRREIKWLTYLAVVAFFLWSAWGLGAAPGRILDGIGNAVTLAGDFVPPEATPRQRTRIVEKMLESVAIAMVSTLTGILVSVPIAFMAAENISPRPLYALNRGLISISRAFNAIIVAIIAVKAVGFGPLAGIVTITFKTVGFFSKLLAEDIEDIDMGSVEAVRAAGSSPVQTLLYGVVPQIVPRFAGLSIYRWDINIRTSTIIGIVGAGGIGSVLLTAFNRYDYGYVSAILLAIIAVVLVAEGVSAVVRRRYQ from the coding sequence GGAAATAAAGTGGCTCACCTACCTCGCCGTCGTCGCGTTCTTTCTCTGGTCGGCGTGGGGGCTCGGTGCCGCGCCCGGACGCATTCTCGACGGGATCGGGAACGCCGTCACGCTGGCCGGCGATTTCGTCCCACCGGAAGCGACGCCACGACAACGAACCAGGATTGTCGAGAAGATGCTCGAAAGCGTGGCGATCGCGATGGTGTCGACGCTGACCGGCATCCTGGTGAGTGTGCCGATCGCGTTCATGGCAGCCGAGAACATCTCCCCGCGACCGTTGTACGCCCTCAACCGCGGACTGATCTCCATCTCGCGGGCGTTCAACGCGATCATCGTCGCCATTATCGCCGTCAAAGCCGTCGGCTTCGGCCCGCTGGCTGGTATCGTCACGATTACGTTCAAAACCGTCGGCTTCTTTTCGAAGCTGTTGGCCGAAGACATCGAAGACATCGATATGGGGAGCGTCGAGGCGGTCCGGGCGGCCGGTAGCTCGCCGGTCCAGACGTTACTGTACGGCGTCGTTCCGCAGATCGTCCCGCGGTTCGCTGGTCTGTCGATCTATCGATGGGACATCAACATCCGCACCTCGACGATCATCGGCATCGTCGGCGCGGGCGGGATCGGATCGGTGCTTCTCACCGCGTTCAACCGCTACGACTACGGCTACGTCTCGGCGATCCTGCTCGCGATCATCGCGGTCGTGCTGGTCGCCGAGGGCGTGAGCGCCGTCGTCAGACGGAGGTACCAGTGA
- the phnE gene encoding phosphonate ABC transporter, permease protein PhnE, whose amino-acid sequence MSTETPTWERFDRRRRLGRFFALLATAVTVLVSWRFLSIEFVALDTVPREVADLLTRMYPPDVAYTPEIVGPLIETVHIAALGTIGAVALAIPVALLAAENTTPNALTYWLGKVLVTVSRSVNTIIWALIFVVMFGAGALPGAIAIAFRSVGFLGKLLGEEIEEIDFGQVEAVRAAGASPVQMLLYGILPQVKPALVGLTVYRWEINIRDSTVLGFVGAGGIGVELFRAIDAFAWRSVSMILIAILGIVVLSELISKQTRGMVR is encoded by the coding sequence ATGTCGACTGAGACGCCGACATGGGAACGCTTCGATCGCCGTCGTCGACTCGGTCGGTTCTTCGCTCTCCTCGCAACCGCGGTGACGGTCCTCGTCTCGTGGCGGTTTCTCTCCATCGAATTCGTCGCCCTCGATACCGTCCCGCGGGAGGTCGCGGACCTCCTCACTCGGATGTATCCGCCCGACGTGGCGTACACTCCGGAGATCGTCGGCCCGCTGATCGAGACGGTTCACATCGCCGCGCTCGGCACCATCGGCGCGGTCGCGCTCGCGATCCCGGTCGCGCTGTTGGCCGCCGAGAACACGACGCCGAACGCCCTCACGTACTGGCTCGGCAAGGTGCTCGTGACGGTGAGCCGCTCGGTGAACACCATCATCTGGGCACTGATCTTCGTCGTCATGTTCGGGGCCGGGGCGCTCCCCGGCGCGATCGCGATCGCCTTCCGGTCGGTCGGCTTTCTCGGCAAACTGCTCGGCGAGGAGATCGAGGAGATCGACTTCGGTCAGGTCGAGGCGGTGCGGGCCGCGGGCGCGTCACCGGTCCAGATGCTGCTCTATGGGATCCTCCCGCAGGTCAAACCCGCGCTTGTCGGGCTTACCGTCTACCGGTGGGAGATCAACATCAGGGACTCGACCGTCCTCGGGTTCGTCGGCGCGGGTGGCATCGGCGTCGAACTCTTCCGAGCGATCGACGCCTTCGCGTGGCGTTCCGTCTCGATGATATTGATCGCGATCCTCGGCATCGTCGTCCTCAGTGAACTCATCTCGAAACAGACCAGAGGGATGGTGCGCTGA
- a CDS encoding HAD family hydrolase has product MGRRLLLFDMDGVVLEGHGTDPAVHDHALEDAIAEADLAVDSETRSLLAGYEYDTDFVRGCKRLGIDPVEFYRRRERHSASRAIERLKSGHRTPYPDSDALDELADDCNLGLVSNNYNAVTTFVVDHYGLDAFDYVCGREPGVSGFYRRKPDPHYLLTGRDALGGVGGIYVGDRATDVLAATRAGLDAVFVRRAHNSHVSLPHEPVAEIESLTELPTLLRESLDGL; this is encoded by the coding sequence ATGGGCCGACGACTGCTGTTGTTCGATATGGATGGCGTAGTGCTCGAAGGTCACGGTACCGATCCGGCGGTACACGATCACGCTCTCGAAGATGCCATCGCGGAAGCCGACCTCGCAGTCGACAGCGAGACCCGATCGTTACTGGCCGGCTACGAGTACGACACCGACTTCGTTCGCGGCTGCAAGCGCCTCGGAATCGACCCCGTCGAGTTCTACCGCCGCCGGGAACGACACAGCGCGAGCCGCGCGATCGAGCGACTGAAATCCGGCCACCGTACACCGTACCCGGACAGCGACGCCCTCGACGAGCTGGCCGACGACTGCAATCTCGGCCTCGTGAGCAACAACTACAACGCCGTCACCACGTTCGTCGTCGATCACTACGGACTCGACGCCTTCGATTACGTCTGTGGCCGTGAACCGGGCGTAAGTGGATTCTACCGCCGAAAACCGGATCCACACTACCTTCTGACCGGTCGCGACGCCCTCGGCGGCGTCGGGGGTATCTACGTCGGCGATCGGGCGACCGATGTACTCGCAGCGACGCGTGCAGGGCTGGACGCCGTCTTCGTCAGACGTGCGCATAACAGCCACGTATCGCTCCCGCACGAACCGGTGGCTGAGATCGAGTCGCTGACCGAACTGCCAACGCTGCTCCGCGAGTCGCTCGACGGTTTATGA
- a CDS encoding FAD-dependent oxidoreductase codes for MNDPTVLVVGGGVTGAGTARDLALRGVDVTLVDRAGLGSGTSGRSHGLLHSGARYAESDFEGARECLEENRILREIAGACIRETGGLFVQLAADDPDYFDIKRDRCASIGIPTRVLDGDEAGAIVPELSDDVARAMEVPDAVVYPSRLVAANAADARDHGATIAVGAPVGGMTVTDGRITSVELGGERIEPDYVINAAGAWADRIATMVGLDIEMRLTRGVMISIEYDDLGPVLNRCRPPNDGDIIVPHGSAVVLGTTSVPVADPDDHPIEDWEIERTRRECGAMLPSIVDAPDGRTWWGVRPLYAPDEDGCNGRGISRGFFRLDHAEDDVENFASIVGGKLTTYRKMAQETADLACERLGIDAECTTAERRLPGSDDPAQLDAFVSEFDGQGPTDADVVGSER; via the coding sequence ATGAACGATCCGACCGTGCTCGTCGTCGGCGGCGGTGTGACCGGCGCCGGCACCGCCCGAGACCTCGCCCTTCGAGGCGTCGACGTCACGCTGGTCGACCGCGCTGGACTCGGAAGCGGGACCTCCGGTCGATCGCACGGTCTGCTCCACAGCGGGGCTCGCTATGCCGAATCGGACTTTGAAGGCGCGAGGGAGTGTCTCGAGGAGAACCGCATCCTCAGAGAGATCGCCGGCGCGTGTATTCGAGAGACGGGCGGCCTCTTCGTTCAACTCGCCGCCGACGACCCCGACTACTTCGACATCAAACGCGACCGGTGTGCGTCGATCGGAATCCCGACGCGGGTTCTCGATGGCGACGAGGCCGGAGCGATCGTTCCAGAGCTCTCCGACGACGTCGCCCGCGCGATGGAGGTGCCTGATGCCGTCGTGTATCCCTCGCGATTGGTCGCTGCTAACGCGGCCGACGCCCGCGATCACGGCGCGACGATCGCCGTCGGTGCGCCGGTCGGAGGGATGACTGTAACGGACGGGCGGATCACGAGCGTCGAACTCGGCGGTGAGCGGATCGAACCGGACTACGTCATCAACGCGGCTGGCGCGTGGGCCGACCGGATCGCCACGATGGTCGGCCTCGATATCGAGATGCGACTGACGCGTGGGGTGATGATCTCGATCGAATACGACGACCTCGGGCCGGTGTTGAACCGATGTCGGCCCCCGAACGACGGGGATATCATCGTGCCGCACGGGTCGGCGGTCGTCCTCGGAACGACCAGCGTTCCGGTGGCGGATCCCGACGACCATCCGATCGAGGACTGGGAGATCGAGCGAACCCGCAGAGAGTGCGGTGCCATGCTCCCGTCGATCGTCGACGCTCCGGACGGCCGCACGTGGTGGGGCGTCCGTCCGCTGTACGCACCCGATGAAGACGGGTGCAACGGGCGTGGGATTTCCCGCGGATTCTTCAGATTGGACCACGCCGAGGACGACGTCGAGAACTTCGCCAGCATCGTCGGCGGCAAGCTCACGACCTACCGGAAGATGGCCCAAGAGACCGCCGATCTCGCCTGTGAGCGTCTGGGCATCGATGCTGAGTGCACGACCGCCGAGCGCCGCTTACCCGGTTCGGACGACCCCGCTCAACTCGACGCCTTCGTCTCTGAGTTCGACGGACAGGGGCCCACTGACGCCGACGTGGTCGGTTCCGAACGCTGA